The following coding sequences lie in one Crassostrea angulata isolate pt1a10 chromosome 10, ASM2561291v2, whole genome shotgun sequence genomic window:
- the LOC128167096 gene encoding ran-binding protein 3-like isoform X5, which yields MADVYTDSDDKKEDSRGQKEPSDTSQTKDGSGPFHDNKGPHKSSVLAPSKLDMLNQTDSSSPSKSLLRPSPLSFCVQNLKQKESDVKSKEKENQEKTSSGNLVPNEVENVANDPEVKGDSDVKGEVEKNKGSDPEPKAGVLSDSFSATNEATQENYFAAALTKPDGKESESSSKADEKSGQFIFGQNLTERVMGVAKSPEKTKEEFVFGQNLEQRVIKTDPSAEEHKEDESKSECLSPSDKALTLEESAREFQARIEKHVDFKEVDVVTGEEGESNVLQATAKLFVFESHGHNWVERGRGLLRLNDLITPSPTEFQSRLVMRTHGSLRVILNTKIWPGMTIERASSKSVRITATDGAEGVKVFLIVTSPKDTENILRAVDWRIQQLRVREDSDKPHAEKRKVDQDESSNEGISKKQRQEMPDEASSTGGGLKREESDGSVIGPETDASSTSSTSSLTLRSESD from the exons ATGGCGGATGTTTATACGG ATTCAGATGATAAAAAGGAAGATAGTCGGGGACAAAAGGAGCCATCAGACACATCACAG aCAAAAGATGGTTCTGGCCCCTTCCATG ATAACAAAGGTCCACATAAATCCTCAGTTCTTGCTCCTTCTAAACTGG atatGTTGAATCAAACAGACAGTTCAAGCCCTTCCAAGTCATTATTACGCCCCTCACCCCTGTCTTTCTGTGTTcagaatttaaaacaaaaag AGAGTGATGTTAAAAGCAAAGAGAAAGAAAATCAAGAGAAGACGAGCAGTGGTAATCTAGTGCCTAATGAAGTCGAAAATGTTGCTAATGACCCAGAGGTCAAAGGTGATTCAGATGTTAAAGGTGAAGTGGAAAAGAATAAAGGCAGTGACCCAGAGCCTAAAGCTGGTGTTTTAAGTGACTCTTTTAGTGCTACAAATGAAGCTACACAGGAGAATTATTTTGCTGCTGCACTTACCAAACCAGATGG aaAAGAATCTGAATCTTCTTCAAAAGCAGATGAAAAATCGGGGCAGTTTATTTTTGGTCAGAACTTAACTGAACGTGTTATG GGTGTGGCAAAGTCTCCAGAGAAAACCAAAGAAGAGTTTGTGTTTGGTCAGAACTTGGAACAGAGGGTAATAAAAACAGATCCCAGTGCAGAGGAGCATAAAGAGGACGAATCAAAAAGTGAATGTCTTTCCCCCTCCG ATAAAGCCCTTACACTAGAGGAGTCGGCTCGAGAATTCCAAGCCAGGATTGAGAAGCATGTGGATTTCAAGGAAGTGGATGTTGTCACTGGAGAAGAAGGGGAATCTAATGTTTTACAG GCTACTGCTAAGTTGTTTGTGTTTGAATCCCATGGTCACAACTGGGTGGAGCGAGGCAGGGGATTGCTGAGACTGAACGATCTGATCACGCCCTCACCTACAGAGTTCCAGTCCAGGCTGG tGATGAGAACTCATGGCAGCCTGAGAGTAATCCTTAACACAAAGATATGGCCCGGGATGACCATAGAGAGAGCTAGTAGTAAGAGTGTAAGAATCACTGCTACAGACGGGGCCGAGGGCGTCAAAGTCTTCCTTATTGTG ACAAGCCCCAAGGATACAGAGAACATTCTGCGAGCTGTAGACTGGAGAATACAGCAGCTGCGCGTCAGAGAGGACAGTGATAAACCTCACGCAGAAAAACGCAAGGTTGATCAAGATGAGTCCTCAAATGAAGGAATTTCCAAAAAGCAAAGACAAGAAAT GCCAGATGAGGCTTCTTCGACAGGAGGGGGTTTAAAGAGAGAGGAGTCGGATGGGAGTGTCATCGGACCAGAGACAGATG CTTCTTCTACTAGTTCCACCTCATCATTAACATTGAGATCCGAGTCCGATTGA
- the LOC128167096 gene encoding ran-binding protein 3-like isoform X1, with amino-acid sequence MADVYTGERDSDDKKEDSRGQKEPSDTSQTKDGSGPFHGVMPPNPFGLRPQLKSDVVTNSSHYTFNTHPVYIAPSRLGSSSVFSKSQTSSDTDNKGPHKSSVLAPSKLDMLNQTDSSSPSKSLLRPSPLSFCVQNLKQKESDVKSKEKENQEKTSSGNLVPNEVENVANDPEVKGDSDVKGEVEKNKGSDPEPKAGVLSDSFSATNEATQENYFAAALTKPDGKESESSSKADEKSGQFIFGQNLTERVMGVAKSPEKTKEEFVFGQNLEQRVIKTDPSAEEHKEDESKSECLSPSDKALTLEESAREFQARIEKHVDFKEVDVVTGEEGESNVLQATAKLFVFESHGHNWVERGRGLLRLNDLITPSPTEFQSRLVMRTHGSLRVILNTKIWPGMTIERASSKSVRITATDGAEGVKVFLIVTSPKDTENILRAVDWRIQQLRVREDSDKPHAEKRKVDQDESSNEGISKKQRQEMPDEASSTGGGLKREESDGSVIGPETDASSTSSTSSLTLRSESD; translated from the exons ATGGCGGATGTTTATACGGGTGAGCGCG ATTCAGATGATAAAAAGGAAGATAGTCGGGGACAAAAGGAGCCATCAGACACATCACAG aCAAAAGATGGTTCTGGCCCCTTCCATG GAGTGATGCCACCAAATCCATTTGGGCTCCGCCCCCAACTGAAATCAGACGTTGTTACCAACTCCTCTCACTACACATTTAATACACACCCAG TGTATATTGCTCCTAGTAGACTCGGTTCTAGTTCAGTCTTTTCAAAATCACAAACCTCAAGTGACACAG ATAACAAAGGTCCACATAAATCCTCAGTTCTTGCTCCTTCTAAACTGG atatGTTGAATCAAACAGACAGTTCAAGCCCTTCCAAGTCATTATTACGCCCCTCACCCCTGTCTTTCTGTGTTcagaatttaaaacaaaaag AGAGTGATGTTAAAAGCAAAGAGAAAGAAAATCAAGAGAAGACGAGCAGTGGTAATCTAGTGCCTAATGAAGTCGAAAATGTTGCTAATGACCCAGAGGTCAAAGGTGATTCAGATGTTAAAGGTGAAGTGGAAAAGAATAAAGGCAGTGACCCAGAGCCTAAAGCTGGTGTTTTAAGTGACTCTTTTAGTGCTACAAATGAAGCTACACAGGAGAATTATTTTGCTGCTGCACTTACCAAACCAGATGG aaAAGAATCTGAATCTTCTTCAAAAGCAGATGAAAAATCGGGGCAGTTTATTTTTGGTCAGAACTTAACTGAACGTGTTATG GGTGTGGCAAAGTCTCCAGAGAAAACCAAAGAAGAGTTTGTGTTTGGTCAGAACTTGGAACAGAGGGTAATAAAAACAGATCCCAGTGCAGAGGAGCATAAAGAGGACGAATCAAAAAGTGAATGTCTTTCCCCCTCCG ATAAAGCCCTTACACTAGAGGAGTCGGCTCGAGAATTCCAAGCCAGGATTGAGAAGCATGTGGATTTCAAGGAAGTGGATGTTGTCACTGGAGAAGAAGGGGAATCTAATGTTTTACAG GCTACTGCTAAGTTGTTTGTGTTTGAATCCCATGGTCACAACTGGGTGGAGCGAGGCAGGGGATTGCTGAGACTGAACGATCTGATCACGCCCTCACCTACAGAGTTCCAGTCCAGGCTGG tGATGAGAACTCATGGCAGCCTGAGAGTAATCCTTAACACAAAGATATGGCCCGGGATGACCATAGAGAGAGCTAGTAGTAAGAGTGTAAGAATCACTGCTACAGACGGGGCCGAGGGCGTCAAAGTCTTCCTTATTGTG ACAAGCCCCAAGGATACAGAGAACATTCTGCGAGCTGTAGACTGGAGAATACAGCAGCTGCGCGTCAGAGAGGACAGTGATAAACCTCACGCAGAAAAACGCAAGGTTGATCAAGATGAGTCCTCAAATGAAGGAATTTCCAAAAAGCAAAGACAAGAAAT GCCAGATGAGGCTTCTTCGACAGGAGGGGGTTTAAAGAGAGAGGAGTCGGATGGGAGTGTCATCGGACCAGAGACAGATG CTTCTTCTACTAGTTCCACCTCATCATTAACATTGAGATCCGAGTCCGATTGA
- the LOC128167096 gene encoding ran-binding protein 3-like isoform X2, producing the protein MADVYTDSDDKKEDSRGQKEPSDTSQTKDGSGPFHGVMPPNPFGLRPQLKSDVVTNSSHYTFNTHPVYIAPSRLGSSSVFSKSQTSSDTDNKGPHKSSVLAPSKLDMLNQTDSSSPSKSLLRPSPLSFCVQNLKQKESDVKSKEKENQEKTSSGNLVPNEVENVANDPEVKGDSDVKGEVEKNKGSDPEPKAGVLSDSFSATNEATQENYFAAALTKPDGKESESSSKADEKSGQFIFGQNLTERVMGVAKSPEKTKEEFVFGQNLEQRVIKTDPSAEEHKEDESKSECLSPSDKALTLEESAREFQARIEKHVDFKEVDVVTGEEGESNVLQATAKLFVFESHGHNWVERGRGLLRLNDLITPSPTEFQSRLVMRTHGSLRVILNTKIWPGMTIERASSKSVRITATDGAEGVKVFLIVTSPKDTENILRAVDWRIQQLRVREDSDKPHAEKRKVDQDESSNEGISKKQRQEMPDEASSTGGGLKREESDGSVIGPETDASSTSSTSSLTLRSESD; encoded by the exons ATGGCGGATGTTTATACGG ATTCAGATGATAAAAAGGAAGATAGTCGGGGACAAAAGGAGCCATCAGACACATCACAG aCAAAAGATGGTTCTGGCCCCTTCCATG GAGTGATGCCACCAAATCCATTTGGGCTCCGCCCCCAACTGAAATCAGACGTTGTTACCAACTCCTCTCACTACACATTTAATACACACCCAG TGTATATTGCTCCTAGTAGACTCGGTTCTAGTTCAGTCTTTTCAAAATCACAAACCTCAAGTGACACAG ATAACAAAGGTCCACATAAATCCTCAGTTCTTGCTCCTTCTAAACTGG atatGTTGAATCAAACAGACAGTTCAAGCCCTTCCAAGTCATTATTACGCCCCTCACCCCTGTCTTTCTGTGTTcagaatttaaaacaaaaag AGAGTGATGTTAAAAGCAAAGAGAAAGAAAATCAAGAGAAGACGAGCAGTGGTAATCTAGTGCCTAATGAAGTCGAAAATGTTGCTAATGACCCAGAGGTCAAAGGTGATTCAGATGTTAAAGGTGAAGTGGAAAAGAATAAAGGCAGTGACCCAGAGCCTAAAGCTGGTGTTTTAAGTGACTCTTTTAGTGCTACAAATGAAGCTACACAGGAGAATTATTTTGCTGCTGCACTTACCAAACCAGATGG aaAAGAATCTGAATCTTCTTCAAAAGCAGATGAAAAATCGGGGCAGTTTATTTTTGGTCAGAACTTAACTGAACGTGTTATG GGTGTGGCAAAGTCTCCAGAGAAAACCAAAGAAGAGTTTGTGTTTGGTCAGAACTTGGAACAGAGGGTAATAAAAACAGATCCCAGTGCAGAGGAGCATAAAGAGGACGAATCAAAAAGTGAATGTCTTTCCCCCTCCG ATAAAGCCCTTACACTAGAGGAGTCGGCTCGAGAATTCCAAGCCAGGATTGAGAAGCATGTGGATTTCAAGGAAGTGGATGTTGTCACTGGAGAAGAAGGGGAATCTAATGTTTTACAG GCTACTGCTAAGTTGTTTGTGTTTGAATCCCATGGTCACAACTGGGTGGAGCGAGGCAGGGGATTGCTGAGACTGAACGATCTGATCACGCCCTCACCTACAGAGTTCCAGTCCAGGCTGG tGATGAGAACTCATGGCAGCCTGAGAGTAATCCTTAACACAAAGATATGGCCCGGGATGACCATAGAGAGAGCTAGTAGTAAGAGTGTAAGAATCACTGCTACAGACGGGGCCGAGGGCGTCAAAGTCTTCCTTATTGTG ACAAGCCCCAAGGATACAGAGAACATTCTGCGAGCTGTAGACTGGAGAATACAGCAGCTGCGCGTCAGAGAGGACAGTGATAAACCTCACGCAGAAAAACGCAAGGTTGATCAAGATGAGTCCTCAAATGAAGGAATTTCCAAAAAGCAAAGACAAGAAAT GCCAGATGAGGCTTCTTCGACAGGAGGGGGTTTAAAGAGAGAGGAGTCGGATGGGAGTGTCATCGGACCAGAGACAGATG CTTCTTCTACTAGTTCCACCTCATCATTAACATTGAGATCCGAGTCCGATTGA
- the LOC128167096 gene encoding ran-binding protein 3-like isoform X4, whose translation MADVYTGERDSDDKKEDSRGQKEPSDTSQTKDGSGPFHDNKGPHKSSVLAPSKLDMLNQTDSSSPSKSLLRPSPLSFCVQNLKQKESDVKSKEKENQEKTSSGNLVPNEVENVANDPEVKGDSDVKGEVEKNKGSDPEPKAGVLSDSFSATNEATQENYFAAALTKPDGKESESSSKADEKSGQFIFGQNLTERVMGVAKSPEKTKEEFVFGQNLEQRVIKTDPSAEEHKEDESKSECLSPSDKALTLEESAREFQARIEKHVDFKEVDVVTGEEGESNVLQATAKLFVFESHGHNWVERGRGLLRLNDLITPSPTEFQSRLVMRTHGSLRVILNTKIWPGMTIERASSKSVRITATDGAEGVKVFLIVTSPKDTENILRAVDWRIQQLRVREDSDKPHAEKRKVDQDESSNEGISKKQRQEMPDEASSTGGGLKREESDGSVIGPETDASSTSSTSSLTLRSESD comes from the exons ATGGCGGATGTTTATACGGGTGAGCGCG ATTCAGATGATAAAAAGGAAGATAGTCGGGGACAAAAGGAGCCATCAGACACATCACAG aCAAAAGATGGTTCTGGCCCCTTCCATG ATAACAAAGGTCCACATAAATCCTCAGTTCTTGCTCCTTCTAAACTGG atatGTTGAATCAAACAGACAGTTCAAGCCCTTCCAAGTCATTATTACGCCCCTCACCCCTGTCTTTCTGTGTTcagaatttaaaacaaaaag AGAGTGATGTTAAAAGCAAAGAGAAAGAAAATCAAGAGAAGACGAGCAGTGGTAATCTAGTGCCTAATGAAGTCGAAAATGTTGCTAATGACCCAGAGGTCAAAGGTGATTCAGATGTTAAAGGTGAAGTGGAAAAGAATAAAGGCAGTGACCCAGAGCCTAAAGCTGGTGTTTTAAGTGACTCTTTTAGTGCTACAAATGAAGCTACACAGGAGAATTATTTTGCTGCTGCACTTACCAAACCAGATGG aaAAGAATCTGAATCTTCTTCAAAAGCAGATGAAAAATCGGGGCAGTTTATTTTTGGTCAGAACTTAACTGAACGTGTTATG GGTGTGGCAAAGTCTCCAGAGAAAACCAAAGAAGAGTTTGTGTTTGGTCAGAACTTGGAACAGAGGGTAATAAAAACAGATCCCAGTGCAGAGGAGCATAAAGAGGACGAATCAAAAAGTGAATGTCTTTCCCCCTCCG ATAAAGCCCTTACACTAGAGGAGTCGGCTCGAGAATTCCAAGCCAGGATTGAGAAGCATGTGGATTTCAAGGAAGTGGATGTTGTCACTGGAGAAGAAGGGGAATCTAATGTTTTACAG GCTACTGCTAAGTTGTTTGTGTTTGAATCCCATGGTCACAACTGGGTGGAGCGAGGCAGGGGATTGCTGAGACTGAACGATCTGATCACGCCCTCACCTACAGAGTTCCAGTCCAGGCTGG tGATGAGAACTCATGGCAGCCTGAGAGTAATCCTTAACACAAAGATATGGCCCGGGATGACCATAGAGAGAGCTAGTAGTAAGAGTGTAAGAATCACTGCTACAGACGGGGCCGAGGGCGTCAAAGTCTTCCTTATTGTG ACAAGCCCCAAGGATACAGAGAACATTCTGCGAGCTGTAGACTGGAGAATACAGCAGCTGCGCGTCAGAGAGGACAGTGATAAACCTCACGCAGAAAAACGCAAGGTTGATCAAGATGAGTCCTCAAATGAAGGAATTTCCAAAAAGCAAAGACAAGAAAT GCCAGATGAGGCTTCTTCGACAGGAGGGGGTTTAAAGAGAGAGGAGTCGGATGGGAGTGTCATCGGACCAGAGACAGATG CTTCTTCTACTAGTTCCACCTCATCATTAACATTGAGATCCGAGTCCGATTGA
- the LOC128167096 gene encoding ran-binding protein 3-like isoform X3: MADVYTGERDSDDKKEDSRGQKEPSDTSQTKDGSGPFHGVMPPNPFGLRPQLKSDVVTNSSHYTFNTHPVYIAPSRLGSSSVFSKSQTSSDTDNKGPHKSSVLAPSKLDMLNQTDSSSPSKSLLRPSPLSFCVQNLKQKESDVKSKEKENQEKTSSGNLVPNEVENVANDPEVKGDSDVKGEVEKNKGSDPEPKAGVLSDSFSATNEATQENYFAAALTKPDGKESESSSKADEKSGQFIFGQNLTERVMGVAKSPEKTKEEFVFGQNLEQRVIKTDPSAEEHKEDESKNKALTLEESAREFQARIEKHVDFKEVDVVTGEEGESNVLQATAKLFVFESHGHNWVERGRGLLRLNDLITPSPTEFQSRLVMRTHGSLRVILNTKIWPGMTIERASSKSVRITATDGAEGVKVFLIVTSPKDTENILRAVDWRIQQLRVREDSDKPHAEKRKVDQDESSNEGISKKQRQEMPDEASSTGGGLKREESDGSVIGPETDASSTSSTSSLTLRSESD; this comes from the exons ATGGCGGATGTTTATACGGGTGAGCGCG ATTCAGATGATAAAAAGGAAGATAGTCGGGGACAAAAGGAGCCATCAGACACATCACAG aCAAAAGATGGTTCTGGCCCCTTCCATG GAGTGATGCCACCAAATCCATTTGGGCTCCGCCCCCAACTGAAATCAGACGTTGTTACCAACTCCTCTCACTACACATTTAATACACACCCAG TGTATATTGCTCCTAGTAGACTCGGTTCTAGTTCAGTCTTTTCAAAATCACAAACCTCAAGTGACACAG ATAACAAAGGTCCACATAAATCCTCAGTTCTTGCTCCTTCTAAACTGG atatGTTGAATCAAACAGACAGTTCAAGCCCTTCCAAGTCATTATTACGCCCCTCACCCCTGTCTTTCTGTGTTcagaatttaaaacaaaaag AGAGTGATGTTAAAAGCAAAGAGAAAGAAAATCAAGAGAAGACGAGCAGTGGTAATCTAGTGCCTAATGAAGTCGAAAATGTTGCTAATGACCCAGAGGTCAAAGGTGATTCAGATGTTAAAGGTGAAGTGGAAAAGAATAAAGGCAGTGACCCAGAGCCTAAAGCTGGTGTTTTAAGTGACTCTTTTAGTGCTACAAATGAAGCTACACAGGAGAATTATTTTGCTGCTGCACTTACCAAACCAGATGG aaAAGAATCTGAATCTTCTTCAAAAGCAGATGAAAAATCGGGGCAGTTTATTTTTGGTCAGAACTTAACTGAACGTGTTATG GGTGTGGCAAAGTCTCCAGAGAAAACCAAAGAAGAGTTTGTGTTTGGTCAGAACTTGGAACAGAGGGTAATAAAAACAGATCCCAGTGCAGAGGAGCATAAAGAGGACGAATCAAAAA ATAAAGCCCTTACACTAGAGGAGTCGGCTCGAGAATTCCAAGCCAGGATTGAGAAGCATGTGGATTTCAAGGAAGTGGATGTTGTCACTGGAGAAGAAGGGGAATCTAATGTTTTACAG GCTACTGCTAAGTTGTTTGTGTTTGAATCCCATGGTCACAACTGGGTGGAGCGAGGCAGGGGATTGCTGAGACTGAACGATCTGATCACGCCCTCACCTACAGAGTTCCAGTCCAGGCTGG tGATGAGAACTCATGGCAGCCTGAGAGTAATCCTTAACACAAAGATATGGCCCGGGATGACCATAGAGAGAGCTAGTAGTAAGAGTGTAAGAATCACTGCTACAGACGGGGCCGAGGGCGTCAAAGTCTTCCTTATTGTG ACAAGCCCCAAGGATACAGAGAACATTCTGCGAGCTGTAGACTGGAGAATACAGCAGCTGCGCGTCAGAGAGGACAGTGATAAACCTCACGCAGAAAAACGCAAGGTTGATCAAGATGAGTCCTCAAATGAAGGAATTTCCAAAAAGCAAAGACAAGAAAT GCCAGATGAGGCTTCTTCGACAGGAGGGGGTTTAAAGAGAGAGGAGTCGGATGGGAGTGTCATCGGACCAGAGACAGATG CTTCTTCTACTAGTTCCACCTCATCATTAACATTGAGATCCGAGTCCGATTGA